The following coding sequences lie in one Maniola jurtina chromosome 11, ilManJurt1.1, whole genome shotgun sequence genomic window:
- the LOC123869713 gene encoding zinc finger BED domain-containing protein 5-like isoform X1, which produces MIGKVKGTVSRIKTVAQNCTSSHCILHRHALAVKRVPSDLKQVLDQAVQIVNFVKTRPLQSRLFKKTCEDMKSQHQSLLLHTEVRWLSRGRVLNRLYELRDELKVFLQTLPSPASASYLELLRDERWLMRLAYLADIFDKLNTVSSSLQGRMITIFTVSDKVSSLKEKIALWIECLGQKRYECFPLLEQFLKKYNHLQIATDVEISIREHLTNLKTSLEEYFPEEKLRLREIEWVRNPFRISTKPLTLTVLEYENLIDIKNSSTLQQLFESEAIMNPSQFWIGLKNEYPGIAEKAIIALLPFVTTYRCEAGFSAYAYTKNKFRSRLNAAPDLRIQLSDIKPDFDVILRKTMKRFHSSH; this is translated from the coding sequence ATGATTGGTAAAGTAAAAGGAACAGTGTCAAGAATTAAAACTGTTGCGCAAAATTGTACTAGCAGTCATTGTATTTTACATCGTCATGCTCTTGCCGTGAAAAGAGTGCCATCTGATTTAAAACAAGTCCTTGATCAAGCCGTACAAATCGTCAATTTTGTGAAAACACGTCCACTGCAGTCAAGGCTATTCAAAAAAACGTGTGAAGACATGAAAAGTCAGCATCAATCACTCCTTCTACACACGGAAGTGAGGTGGCTTTCCAGAGGAAGGGTTTTAAACAGATTATATGAATTGCGCGATGAACTGAAAGTTTTCTTACAGACCCTTCCTTCGCCTGCAAGTGCTAGCTATCTTGAACTGTTACGAGACGAGCGATGGTTGATGAGATTGGCTTATTTGGCTGACATATTTGATAAACTGAACACAGTGAGCAGCTCTTTGCAGGGAAGAATGATAACCATATTTACAGTGAGTGACAAAGTATCTTCATTGAAAGAGAAAATCGCCTTGTGGATTGAATGTCTTGGACAAAAAAGGTATGAGTGTTTTCCACTACTTGAGCAATTtctcaaaaaatataatcatcTTCAAATCGCTACAGACGTAGAGATAAGTATACGTGAACATTTGACAAACCTAAAAACATCTTTGGAGGAATATTTTCCAGAAGAAAAGCTTCGGTTACGGGAAATCGAATGGGTCCGAAATCCATTTAGGATTAGTACCAAACCTTTAACACTGACTGTATTGgaatatgaaaatttaattgatattaaaaattcatCCACACTCCAACAACTTTTCGAATCTGAAGCTATCATGAACCCGAGTCAATTTTGGATTGGCCTGAAAAACGAATACCCGGGCATTGCTGAAAAAGCTATCATAGCATTACTCCCATTTGTGACAACTTACAGATGCGAGGCTGGGTTTTCAGCGTACGCCTACACGAAAAATAAGTTTAGGAGTAGGTTGAATGCTGCACCAGACCTCCGCATCCAATTGTCGGACATAAAACCTGACTTCGATGTAATTTTAAGGAAAACTATGAAGAGATTTCATTCATcacattaa
- the LOC123869713 gene encoding zinc finger BED domain-containing protein 5-like isoform X2 — MDKWLKPGIAKGKRGASFVDSNVNTYQSNQAFDQVSSSPEGETIEKKTEITSGASCSGIGTEDTFVEQNQQNTVIPSTTDHTERQAGISSKKRKYDESYLSYGFIPIGNAENPDGKCVVCSKILLNSSLAPAKLKRHLDTNHPHLKNKNISFFERQRDVHQASVTALQKYAKTDNENATKASFMLSYKIARAGKPHTIAEDFLKPCMTEVVACLLGEDSAKKVATVQCSNNIVSDRIHKISDHIEDELIDRLKESNAFAMQLDESTDVAGLAILLVFVRYPYRESIEEDLFLCAPLEANTTGEEIFKVIDEYMKKKQN, encoded by the exons ATGGATAAATGGCTAAAACCTGGGATTGCTAAGGGGAAACGTGGTGCTAGCTTTGTGGACAGTAATGTTAATACTTATCAATCTAATCAAGCTTTTGACCAAGTCTCATCTTCACCAGAAGGAGagacaattgaaaaaaaaacggaaaTTACCAGTGGTGCTAGTTGTTCA ggtaTTGGTACGGAAGACACTTTTGTTGAACAAAATCAGCAAAACACAGTGATACCATCTACTACCGACCATACTGAACGTCAAGCGGGAATATCTTcaaaaaagagaaaatatgATGAGTCCTATCTGTCCTATGGATTTATACCGATAGGGAATGCTGAAAATCCTGATGGAAAATGTGTTGTTTGCAGCAAGATTTTGTTGAATAGCTCCCTGGCACCTGCAAAGCTTAAGCGTCACCTTGATACTAATCATCCTcacctcaaaaataaaaacattagtttttttgaaaGACAAAGAGATGTACATCAAGCAAGTGTGACCGCTTtacaaaaatatgcaaaaactGATAATGAAAACGCCACGAAAGCCTCATTCATGCTAAGTTATAAGATTGCACGAGCTGGAAAACCTCACACAATAGCCGAGGATTTTTTGAAACCATGCATGACTGAAGTTGTTGCCTGCTTGCTTGGAGAGGATTCAGCTAAGAAAGTGGCAACGGTACAGTGTTCGAACAACATCGTATCTGACCGTATTCATAAGATTTCAGACCACATTGAAGATGAATTGATTGATAGATTGAAAGAGAGCAATGCATTTGCAATGCAACTGGACGAAAGTACGGATGTTGCCGGACTAGCAATACTGCTAGTTTTTGTCAGATATCCATACAGAGAATCTATCGAAGAAGATTTGTTTCTCTGTGCTCCTTTGGAGGCCAATACAACTGGAGaagaaatttttaaagttattgatgaatacatgaaaaaaaaacaaaattga